Below is a genomic region from Desulfobotulus pelophilus.
TATTGAAACCCGGGAGGCACTGCAGGAAGTGCTCCCCCTGCTAAAGGCAGCCGATCGTGTCGGTGTGGATCTGGAAGCCGACTCCATGTTTCATTTCAAGGAGAAGGTCTGTCTCATTCAGCTGGCGATTGACACTGGGAATTTTGTGCTGGATCCTTTATCCATAGGGGATCTTTCATGTCTGGGACCTGTTTTTGCCAATCCGGGAATCTGCAAGGTGTTCCATGGCGCAGATTATGATGTCCGTTCTCTTTTTCGGGATTTTGGTTTCACTGTAGAAAATCTTTGGGATACGGAACTGGCTACGCGTTTTCTGGGTTGCCGGGCTTCGGGCCTGAATGCTGTGCTGAAGGAACGTTTTGGCGTTTGTCTTGATAAAAAATATCAGAAAAAAGACTGGTCCCAGCGCCCTTTGAGTCCAGAAATGATAGCCTATGCCGCAGAGGATACCCGGTATCTTCTTGCTCTTTCCAGAGAGCTGGAATCTGAGCTGGCAGCAAGGGGGCGTTTGGAGTGGGTTGCGGAAGAGTGCCATCTCCTGCAGCAGGTAAGGGCGCAGGAGGGTGAAGAAAGACCGTTGTTTCTTCGGTTCAAGGGGGCTGGGCGTCTCGATAGACGGAGCCTTGCGGTTCTGGAGTCTTTTCTGGAGTTTCGCATGGAGATTGCTGAAAAAAAAGACAAGCCCCTGTTTAAGGTTCTGGGCGGAGAACCATTGCTGCGTCTGGCTCAGCTGCGCCCCCGTACCATGGAAGCCATGAGAGATACGAATTCCTTAAGCCCCAGACAGCTTTCCATGTTCGGTAGCAGCCTGCTGGACTGCATCCATGGAGCGATGGCCATACCAGACGCATCCCTTCCCGTGTATCCCAGATCAAAAGCCTTACGGATTAAACCTCAGGTAGCCCTTCGGATTAAGGTCATGAAGGAATGGCGGGACCGTCTTGCTGAAGAGCTGAGCCTGGATCCGGCGCTTTTGTGCAACAAGTCCCTGCTGACCAAGCTGGCTCAGTGCAGGCCGACTTCCATGGAGGAACTTTCAAAAATAGGCGATATGAGAAAGTGGCAGCGAGAGCTGCTCGGGGAGGGCCTGCTGAGGGTGCTCGAGGAGCCTGGCCTTTTTTAATCCAGGTTTGTTCCCATAATCAAAACCAAGACCAGAGCGCAGTCCCTTTTGGTGTCCACAGAAGGCAGGTCTGCATTAAAGGGACTGTGGGCTGTTTCCTTTACCCATTACCCGCCGTGCTCTCCGTCCCCCGCGTGAAGGATTAATCCCTCCTTTATTCCCATTGTAGAAGAATCTGTAAGTCTTCCTCACTCAGGCTTTTCAGTTTAGGCATCCTTTTGGACAGAACTGCATCCTGAATCATTTCTTTCCGTTCGCAGACATCCTGTCTCGTTGCAAAATCACCTCTGTGGCAGAGGAAACATGTATTCTCGATTACGTCCATGGTCTGATTACCGGGTAGTAAGCTGCAGGCTTCCGGAGGATACTTCTGTAGTCGGATACCGCTGCAGGCGGCAGAAAAAACGATGACGAGCCATATGAGCAACAGGGCAGGAAACAGTTTTGTTTTCAAGGAGAAGCTACCTCTTTCAGTGGGTTTCAGAAATTGGGCCATTGGGAATGGATCCGGGTCAGAGAGGCCATGTCTTCCGTAAAACAGGGGACAAGATGCGGGTCGAAAAGGGTTCCTGCCTTTTGTTTGAGGAAGCGGACAGCATGGTGTAAGGGCCATGCTTTTTTGTAGCTGCGATCATGGATCAGCGCATCAAAAACATCGGCAATGGCGGTTATTCTGCCTGCAATGTGGATATCCTTGCCGCTGAGCCCAAGGGGATATCCGTTTCCGTCCCAGCGCTCATGGTGCTCCCGTGCGGCAATGGCAGCGGTGTGGAGTTCCGGTTTCCCTCCGGTATGCAGGAGCTCGAAACCGATGTCGGGGTGAGTGCGGACGATAGCCCTTTCCTCCTCTGTCAGGGGTCCGTTTTTATTGAGAATTTTTTGAGGGATGGCCAGCTTGCCGATGTCATGGAGGGGGGATGCCCGCCGGAGTTCTTCCGCGGCATCCTTGCCAAGTCCGGCCCGCAAGGCAAGAAAATGGCAGAAAGCACCTACTCTGTGGAGATGGCCGGTATTTTCCTTCGGACCGGTATGGGCAATGGCATGGCTGAGGAGCTGGGAGAAGGAGTCCGCATCTGTGATGTCAGGCTGGTGTTCAAGGAGCGTATCCAGCACATCGGCGATGTGAACCGTAAAGATACGGAGCATGGTAATCTCTTTTTCACTCGGTGCAGGCAGAGACTGTATGTCAATGCGGATGGTTTTTCCCGTGGCAGACCTGGCCATGAGGGGGAGTGCGGGGACGGATGGGCAGTCTCCCATTTGTCTGCGGGCCTTGCAGATGCTCATGCCGGAGGGGGCCATAGCGGAAAACCGGATGCGGAGGGCTCTTGGTCCTGATTTTTTTGGGCAGAGGAGGTGAAGCAGCTGATCTGTAACGCTATGGGCAAAACCCGATGGCGCTCTGTGGCCGGAAAGGGGAGAGGTGGCCTTGAGGATGTGATGTAGGGCGTCCCTTTCTGTCTGGATGGCGGTAAGTTCCCGGAAGTTTCTCAGGGCCGTTGTCAGGACGCTATGCAGTTTCCGTGCACTGAGATCGGATTTTTCTCTGTAATCGTTGATCTCATAGGAATCAACGGCCATATTTTCCGGTGTTTTGCCAGATTGACCGGTTCGAAGGATAATGCGCAGGTTCCGGTTACCGAGCTCTTTCCGTATGCGATTCGCAGCGACAAGGCCGGCCATGTCGTCTTCCATTACCGCATCCAGCAGCAGAACAGATGTGTTGCTGTTATTGGATACAAAAGCAACGGTCTCAGATCCCGAATAAACGCTGTGGATGGCAAGGGGACGGTTTTCGAACCGAAAGTCCGCAAGAACAAGGCGGGTGACCCTGTGCACCTCCGGGTCATCATCGGCAATGAGAATTTCCCATGGCAGGCCTTCGGAGTCTGAAGGCTCCGTATGGTTTTCAGGTGCAAAGCCCATGGGGCTGGTTTCAGAAGATTCAGGAACGTGGAAACGCATGTTGCCTCCGATTCTGTTCGGGTTTGTACAAAACAGGATGCCAGCGTAAACACGGCTATGCCAGTACCGAAGGATCATGTACTGACAATACTCTTATCCGTCATAAAGAAGAGGCCGGACCGGAAATGATTGGATGCTTGGCAGATCGCAATTGACCATAGGGTCTTTGACAGGTATTGTCAAACCTCTATTGATTTTGGATACTGGAATGGCCGCTGTTGTGAACGCTGCCGTCATAGCCGTATGTTGATATTGACTGGACCTATGAGGAAAGGAGCCTGAATGCGTATTCTTTTATTCACGGGAAAAGGGGGCGCCGGTAAAACGACTACCGCAGCTGCAACGGCGCTTCAGGCGGCGCGTTCGGGTAGAAAGACGCTGGTGATGTCAACGGATCCTGCCCATTCTCTGGCCGATGTTCTGAATCTTCCCCTCGGCCCCGAACCTGTGGAAGTGGAGAAAAATCTGTGGGCACAGGAGCTGGATATTTATTATTCCATGCGTAAACACTGGGGTTCCCTGCGTCGCCTGATGCTGGATCTTTTTCGCTGGCAGGGTGTGGACAGAAAGGTGGCTGAAGAGCTGGCAGCCATTCCCGGCATGGAGGAAGGATCGGCATTTTTATGGATCGAAGAATATGTCCGGGAGAATCGCTTTGATCTTATCGTCATTGATTCTGCACCCACAGGGGAAACTCTGACCCTGCTGTCTCTGCCTCAGGTGACCCAGTGGTGGACAACTCAGATGTTCCCTTTCCCGAAAATGGCACTGCGGGGCATGGGAAGGTTGATGGGCGGGATGATGCCCATGGCCGCAGGCCTGGAAGAGCTGAGCACTCTTCTGGAAAAAATGGAAAGGGTGCAGAAAATTCTTGCGGATCCTGAAATCACCAGCACGCGAATTATGGTAAACCCGGAGCGGATGGTGATTGCCGAAGCAAGGAGGGCTTACACCTATCTTCAGCTTTATGGTTATCATGTGGATGCTGTGATCACCAACAGAATTCTTCCCGAAGGGGAGACAACGGGATTTTTCTCCGCTTATGTAGCTTCGCAAAGCCGTTATCTGGCGGAAATAGAAGAAAGTTTTGCTCCTTTGCCCATGCTGCGTATTCCCCATTTCGGGGAAGAGATTGTTGGCCTTGATCTGTTGGAAAAAACGGGGAAGGTTCTGTACGGAGACAGGCCTGGAGATGATCTTCTATTTAGGGAAAAGCCTCTGGGTATTTCCGAAGTAGACGGAGGGTATGTGCTCACCCTGCGTCTACCCTTCCTTGAAAATGGAGATGTCGGGGTAGAACGTTCCGGAGATACGGTTACGCTGCAGGTGGGATCGCGACGGCGGCATGTCTTTTTGCCTCGTTTTCTTGCTTTTTATTCCATCTGGGAAACCTTGCATCTTCCTCCGGAGTTGAAAATTTTTTTTGAAAAGCGTCCAGGATAGCCATGGCACACCATGGGCCTGTCTGGTATCTGTATGCTGAAACCGGTCCATGGTGGCAGGATTTCCCTGGCGGGTGTTGGGGTGGTTGGGGATTTTTCTTCTTGCAGAATAAAAAAGGTGGTGATAGTCCCTGAAATTGGTTGAACCAATTTCAGGGACTATTTTTTAGTCTCCGTACATATTTTGGCTGTGAAAGTCAGGCTTCGGTGGTAAGGGGACTTGTTGGTGAGGCTGTTGTGTAGTTTGAATGGCAGGAACGGTCTTTTAGGCTGTAAGGGTATTGACTGAGGGCAGACGCTTACCGGTGGGCTGGTTATCGGGTTTTCAATGCCGGGGGTGGGGCGGGCATTTGGAAAAAAGGGCTTCCCGGTCCTCCGGAGCAGAGGCAGGGTGCAGAAGAATCTGCTGAAACCAAACCTGTGCAAGGAAAAAAAGATGGGTGTGTATACCTATGAACGTGTGCTGGCCCGTATCCGTGAAATGATGGAGGGGGGGGAGCTCCAGCAGGGACAGCGCCTCCCACCGGAGCGGCACCTTGCGGAACGCTTCGGTGTTTCCCGCCATGCGGTGCGACAGGCCCTGCAGTCACTGGGAGAACGGGGACTGGTGATCCGCCGTCAGGGGTCGGGGACGCTTCTGATGGCTGACAGTGCGGAGATACTGGCACGCGAGATGGCGTGTTTGCTGACGGGAACGGGATCGCGTATGGACGCCCTTCTTGAGTTCCGTCTTTTGCTGGAACCCCAGATTGCGGCAGTGGCTGCAGGAAGGATTTCCCAGGAACAACTGGAAAGGGTGGAAGAGCTTATTCGCATGCAGGAAGAAGGAAGCGGTGATTTCAGGGAGCTGGATGCCCGGTTCCACGGGCTTCTGGCGGAGGCAACCGGCAATGTGATTATCCGTGAGGTCATGACTTCTTTGGCTGTGCTTTTTGATGAAGGGCGAAGCCCCGGCTGGCTGCATCCCGCAAGGGAAGCCCATTCCCTTGCGGGACATCGGGTCATTCTTGCTACATTAAAGAAAGGGGACCGGGAAGGAGCCAGGCAGGCTATGGAAGCGCATATTCAGACTATCCGGGAGAGTCTGGTCGGGAAGGAAGATCCGTATGAAAAACCATGAGGAGAACTGGTGATCCCGAGAGTTCATATTTTATTTGCAGAGGCTGGCTGAAATTTTTTTTGAACAGCGCAGTGCCACACAATATATCTTGTGAATTAAGATGATCGTAACTGTTTGTGGTGCGCTGTCAGCTGCTAAAAATAGTTTGCGGACAAGCTCTGCATCAGGGAGAGAGAAATGCTTGAGACCTTTGCGTTGTATCTGCTGCTGGGGGCCATTGCCGGTGTTCTTGCCGGGCTTCTGGGAATTGGGGGCGGGCTTGTAGTGGTACCCATGCTGGTTTTTGCTCTGCCTTCTCAGGGGGTGGAAATGTCCATCCTCATGCAGCTGGCACTGGGCACCTCCATGGCTGCTATTATTTTTACGGCCACATCCAGCCTGAAGGCCCACCATAAGCGGGGTGCCGTTCGCTGGGATGTCGTGTGGCGTATAAGCCCGGGCATTGTACTGGGTACTTTTCTGGGGGCACTTGTGGCTTCGCGTATGCCCACTATGGCCTTGAAGATTATTTTTATCGTTTTTCTTTATTACGTTGCTTTACAGATGTTTCTTAACAAAAAGCCCAAAGCCAGCCGCACCCTTCCCGGGATAACGGGTATGTTCGGTGCCGGATGCACCATCGGCGGCATGTCCAGCCTGGTTGGCATTGGTGGAGGGACCCTTTCCGTTCCTTTCATGACCTGGTGCAATCTACCCTTTCATACGGTGATCGGTACCTCCGCAGCCATAGGGCTGCCCATTGCCCTTGCAGGAACCGCTGGATATGTGGTGGGTGGTCTGGGCAATGAGCTGCTGCCTCCCCTATCTCTGGGGTTTGTTTATGGACCGGCGCTGATCGGTATTGTGGGAGCCAGTGTGCTGACGGCTCCTCTGGGGGTCAGGCTGGCCCATAGTCTGCCGGTGAATACCTTGAAAAGATTTTTTGCAGCGCTGCTGATTCTTGTGGCAACCCGTATGCTGGTGGGACTTTTGTAGGCCAGCTATCGAAGGCTATGGCTGCCATCCTGAAAACGCAGGGCTATCTGGCGGAAAGTTTCAGATTCTTTCATAAATGCCTGGAGGACGTGAGGGTCAAAATGATGGGGCAGGGTGCGGCCGTCCCCCTGACTTATTATGTGTACGGCCTTTTCATGGGAAAAGGCCTCCTTGTAGCTTCTTTTGGAAATAAGGGCATCGTAGATGTCGGCAATGGACATCAGGCGGCCGGAAATGGGTATATCGTCTCCCCGGAGGGCTCTGGGGTAACCGGAACCATCCCAGCGTTCATGATGGGTATGGGCGATTTCAGCGGCTACACTGAGAAAGGAATTCTGACCGGAAAGCCCTTTTTCAGCCTGACGGAGGGCATCATGCCCATAAATTGTATGGCGTTTCATTTCCTGGAACTCCTCTTTTGTAAGAGGTCCTTCCTTCAGAAGAATACGATCCGGAACGCCTACCTTGCCGATATCATGGAGGGGGGCAGATTTAAAAAGCTGGTCGATGTAGTGTGTGCTGTCCAGCTGGTGGCGGAAACGGGGATGGTGACGAAGATGGCGGGCAAGGGTCCGGACATAGTGCTGGGACCGGCGGATATGCTCTCCTGTTTCCATGTCCCGTGTTTCTGCCAGAGAAGCCATGCACTGGATGGTGACATCCTGGGTGCGTTCCAGTTCCATGGTACGTTCGCGTACACGGTCTTCCAGTGTGGCATTCTGCGTTGAGAGAGCTTCCTGGGCCAGCTTGAGGGCAAGATGGTTGCGGATACGCATGCGAACGATGGGCGGGTTAAAGGGTTTGGTGATGTAATCAACGGCCCCGAGGGCCAGTCCTTTGTGTTCATCCAGGGCTTCACTCATGGCGGTAATGAAGATGACGGGTATGTTGCGGGTTCTCGCATCCTGTTTCAGGCGTCGGCAGACCTCAAAACCGTCCATTCCGGGCATCATGATATCCAGCAGAATCAGGTCCGGAAGGCTGGTTTTCGCATGTTCCAGTGCTGTCGGTCCGTCAATGGCGACCATAACCTCGTATTCCGGCCCCAGCGTATCAAGAAGCAGGTCGATGTTGGTCTCTGTGTCATCTACTACCATAAGGGTGCAGTCTTCGGGTCTACGCATGGGTTTCATCCTCCAGCATCCGGATCAGTTTTTGTACTTGGATGAGTGCATCCTTAAGCTGATAGGTTCTGACCTGACGCAATATGCGGTTCACATCCGCTGCATAGGGAGATGGCCAGTTGTGTTTTTCCAGCTCTGCCATGATGGGGGCACAGCGCTTGGGTTTCAGGTTGGCAACTTCCGGTTGCAGTCGTCTGAGGCAATCCAGGAGTTCCTCACTGGTTCCGGTGAGAAGATGGATCTCTTTCGGCATAGGCTCCGTAAGACCCTTGAGTCCTTCAAGGGTGGCTGACATTGCCGCATCAAAGTCCAGCCATGTTTTTAGAAGCGTTTCTTTTTCCGTAGGTCTGCGAAGCAGCATATCGAGACTGCCTGCATGGGTAAAAACGGAATCCATTCCAAGATTACCGGAAACCCCCTTGAGGGTGTGTACGGTCATCTGCGCCTGCTGCAGATCCCCTTCTTCAAGGTTTCTTCGTATGCTGTCAGAAATATCGGCGTATTCTTCCCTGAATCTGGAAAGCAGTTCCATGTAAAGTTCGAGGTTGTCGCCAGCGCGGGTGATGCCCGATGCGGTATCAATGCCAGGGAGCAGAGTCAGATTTTCCTGTCTTTCCGGCGGACCGCTGGCAGGGAAGGAGGCTCGGGTGGTTTCCTGAAAATGACGGGGAAGCCAGCGGATGATGGTGGCAAAGAGCTGGGCAGGGTTAACGGGCTTGGGAACATGATCGTTCATGCCGGCCAGTATGGCCGCTTCACGGTCCCCTACCATGGCATTGGCAGTCATGGCAATAATGGGGAGTTTTTCCTGCCCGGCTGTGTTGCGAATCTGACGGGTTGCCTCGTATCCGTCGAGCTCAGGCATCTGGACATCCATGAGAACCATGTCAAAATGATATTCCAGCACTTTGTGCATGGCCTCCCGCCCGTTGACCGCCGTTGTGACTCTGGCACCGGCGCCGGTTAGCAATTCTCTTGCCAGCTGCCGGTTGAGTTCGTTGTCTTCTGCAAGCAGGATATGAACACCATCCAGCCGGGGCAGGGTATTTTCTATGGAAAAATCCTTTTGAGAATGGGTTTCCTGAGGGATGCAGAGGGCTTCCAGCGTGCTGTCCATGAGATCGGAAATGGTAAAGGGCTTGAACAGAACTCCGTCAAGGAGTTGTCTGTCTTTTTCCCGCAGATCTTTGCCGAAAGCTGTGACGAGAAGGAGTTTTGGTTTGGGGTCAAGGGTATTTTCCCGTATCCAACGGGCAAGATCAATACCGCTCATGCCGGGGAGTTTCCAGTCCAGAAAAAAGAGATCATAGCATGTCTTTTCTGTCTGCAGGTGCTGGAGGGCTTTTTCACCGTCGGCAAAGGATCGGGGCCGCATGGAAAGGGTTTCCGTATATTCTGACAGAACCTGGCGGCTGGCTGCGTTGTCCTCCACAATCATTACCCGCAGATCCCGAAGAACGGGCGCAAGGCTTGTTTCTCTTCCCGGCTGGCTGTGACATGGAGCCAGCCATACGTCAAAGGAAAAGGTGCTGCCTTTTCCAGCCTCGCTCGTTACGGAAATCTGACCGCCCATCATTTCCACAAGGCGTTTGGAGATACTCAAGCCCAGTCCGGAGCCCTCGTAACGGCGGGTCATGGAGGCATCCACCTGATTGAAAGGCCGGAACAGTTCAGCCTGCTGCTGCTCGGTCATTCCGATGCCTGTGTCCTGCACGGAAAAAAACAGCTGTATGCCCTCTGGTGTCTTTTCTCCGGGGTGGACAGAGAGGGTAATCTGGCCTTTTTCCGTAAATTTAACGGCGTTGCTGACAAGGTTGATGAGAATCTGACCGAGGCGCAGGGGATCACCTACGCATTGTGATGGTATTTCCGGATTTGTGATGAAAATAAGTTCAAGATTTTTTTCATGGGCCTTTAATGCTGTCTGGTTGGCAAGGCGGGTAAGAATTTCGTCCATACGGAAAGCAACAGCCTCCATTTCCATATGGCCGGCTTCAATTTTGGAAAAATCCAGGATGTCGTTGATAATGCGGAGCAGAGAGTCCGTGGCGGTTTGGATTTTTTCAAGATAATCCTTCTGCTTTGGAGAAAGGGCCGTCTTGAGGGTAAGGTAGGTCATGCCCATGATGGCGTTCATGGGTGTTCTGATTTCGTGACTCATGTTGGCAAGAAAACGGCTTTTCGCTTCCGTTGCCGCATCAGCCAGGTCTTTGGCACGGGCAAGTTCCTCGTTTTTAACTTCCAGCTCACGGGCAAAAAGGTTCAGAACTTCTGCATTTTTTTCTGCTTTTTCTTTAGCTGCTTTGAGTTTTTCGTTGGCCTGCTGAAGGGCGGCTGTGCGCTCCAGAACCCGGCTTTCCAACAGACGGTTGGCACTTTTCAGAGCCGCTTCCGCTTCTTTGCGTTCCGAGATGTCCTCCAGCATGCCCTCCACAAAAGGCAGCCCTGTTTCCGGGTTTTTTTCCACACGGGCCTGTATGGCCCCCCATATTTTCCTGCCGTCTTTTCTTCTCAATCGGGTTTCAAAGTTTTGAATGGTCCTGCCGGATTCAAGCTGCTGACGAATGGCAACCGGTATTTCTGGGTCCACAAAAAGCTCATTTTCAAAGTTATCCACAAGGTGCATCATTTCATCAATATGCCGATATCCGAAGATCCGGGCCATGGAGGGATTGATGTTGATGATACGTCCGGAGAATGTAATCTGAAAAATCCCTTCCAGGGCATTCTCAAAAATGGATCTGTATTTTTTTTCGGAAATAAGAAGGGCTGTTTCCGCCTGCTTCCGTTCCCGTATCTCTGCCTTGAGCTGATCCGTATGGGCAGCAATGCGGGTGGCCATGGTGTTGATTTCAGAAATAATGGCGTTGATATCTTCCTGGGGGACAGGGGGAATGGCGCTGTCAAAATTTCCTGCGGCAATGGCTTTGATATTGCGCAGCAGGGAGTCCAGGGGACCTTGCAGCAGGGAAGCCATGAGAAGCTGGATGACCAGGATAACCAGTGCTGTGGAAAGAAGGACAATGATGCAGACCATACGGATAAGGGTGCTCTGCATATCACGGATGCCTTCTCTGGAAAACCAGACTTCAACCGATCCGATGGAAAGGAGGGTGCCGTCATCCCGGATCTGTTCCATGGTGCGGGTCTTGCGGAAGGTGTGGGGGTTGTTGGGGTCAGGCATATGGGCAAAGACAACGGTATTCGGGCTGAAGATAACCCGCAGGCCTGCCATATGTTCGGTGTGCAGGTAGGCGGTGGCTATGCGTGTGGTGAGGTCGTTATCCAGCTGCCATGCCGGGCCGGACAGAACGTGGGCAATTTCCTGGCTGATGGCTTGGGCCTGTTCCTGCAGGGCTTTATTGGATTGATGGGTAAGGTAGATGTAGTAGATGGTTCCCAGAATGGAAAACAACAGACAAAGGGAAAGGGAAAGCCCTGAAATAAGGTCTCTGGAAAGGCTTCGTCTGGAAAATCCGGGAAGGGGCATGGGATAAGCTCGCGGAAGGAAGTGGATGGTTCATACCACGGAAATACGAATAAACCCTGTTTTTAAGAATGTATACCAATCTTTCCATACAGGCAAACAGGAATCGTATGATTTGGATGGGGCCGTTTCCTTATGATGTGGAAAAGGCAGGATGAGAATGCGGGCTGTGTCTGTCATCTCGTGTGAGGGCGGTTTCGCCACGCCAGTGGATTTGTGTGGGGCTTTGACAATATGTTTTTTTATAACAGTGGTTTATTTGCTATTTTCCGGAATGGTGTCTGTGGCGGATTCGCCACTTTTCCAGGCCGGATCTTTGAGAAAAAAAGGACTGCTATGAAGAAAACTCTTTTTTTATTTGAAAAAATCTTTGTTTATCAAGCCTTTATCTTTTTGAAGCTGGTGGGCTTCGGGCGTGGCATTGCCATTGCAATAGTCCTTTGGACAGACAAGCAAGCAGTCTGGTTTTTGGTGTCTCCTTTGGTGGTGTACACCGGCACACGCCTCCTGATGTGCCGGTGTACACATAAATAAAGGAGCCCTGTTGTCGGCAGATGCCGGGTGGTCCGGTTTTGATCGGCCAAAACTCATAATAAAAACGTATGTTTATGATCGCATACCTTCAGGGGAAAGACGGGGAGTTGAGCCATGAAAGAAGCGGTAATTGTGAGTGCCTGCCGGACACCGTTGGGGGCGTTTAACGGATCTCTTGCCAGCCTGGGAGCTGTGGAGCTTGGGGCCATTGCCATTCGTGAAGCTGTGAAGAGAGCAGGTATTGATGACAGGGAGGTGAATGAGGTCATTATGGGGCAGGTACTTCCCTGTGGCTGCGGGCAGAATCCAGCCAAACAGGCGGTTGTACGTGCCGGGATGCCTTGGGAGGTGGAAG
It encodes:
- a CDS encoding ribonuclease D, with translation MDSTYTLIETREALQEVLPLLKAADRVGVDLEADSMFHFKEKVCLIQLAIDTGNFVLDPLSIGDLSCLGPVFANPGICKVFHGADYDVRSLFRDFGFTVENLWDTELATRFLGCRASGLNAVLKERFGVCLDKKYQKKDWSQRPLSPEMIAYAAEDTRYLLALSRELESELAARGRLEWVAEECHLLQQVRAQEGEERPLFLRFKGAGRLDRRSLAVLESFLEFRMEIAEKKDKPLFKVLGGEPLLRLAQLRPRTMEAMRDTNSLSPRQLSMFGSSLLDCIHGAMAIPDASLPVYPRSKALRIKPQVALRIKVMKEWRDRLAEELSLDPALLCNKSLLTKLAQCRPTSMEELSKIGDMRKWQRELLGEGLLRVLEEPGLF
- a CDS encoding HD domain-containing phosphohydrolase, yielding MRFHVPESSETSPMGFAPENHTEPSDSEGLPWEILIADDDPEVHRVTRLVLADFRFENRPLAIHSVYSGSETVAFVSNNSNTSVLLLDAVMEDDMAGLVAANRIRKELGNRNLRIILRTGQSGKTPENMAVDSYEINDYREKSDLSARKLHSVLTTALRNFRELTAIQTERDALHHILKATSPLSGHRAPSGFAHSVTDQLLHLLCPKKSGPRALRIRFSAMAPSGMSICKARRQMGDCPSVPALPLMARSATGKTIRIDIQSLPAPSEKEITMLRIFTVHIADVLDTLLEHQPDITDADSFSQLLSHAIAHTGPKENTGHLHRVGAFCHFLALRAGLGKDAAEELRRASPLHDIGKLAIPQKILNKNGPLTEEERAIVRTHPDIGFELLHTGGKPELHTAAIAAREHHERWDGNGYPLGLSGKDIHIAGRITAIADVFDALIHDRSYKKAWPLHHAVRFLKQKAGTLFDPHLVPCFTEDMASLTRIHSQWPNF
- a CDS encoding ArsA family ATPase — translated: MRILLFTGKGGAGKTTTAAATALQAARSGRKTLVMSTDPAHSLADVLNLPLGPEPVEVEKNLWAQELDIYYSMRKHWGSLRRLMLDLFRWQGVDRKVAEELAAIPGMEEGSAFLWIEEYVRENRFDLIVIDSAPTGETLTLLSLPQVTQWWTTQMFPFPKMALRGMGRLMGGMMPMAAGLEELSTLLEKMERVQKILADPEITSTRIMVNPERMVIAEARRAYTYLQLYGYHVDAVITNRILPEGETTGFFSAYVASQSRYLAEIEESFAPLPMLRIPHFGEEIVGLDLLEKTGKVLYGDRPGDDLLFREKPLGISEVDGGYVLTLRLPFLENGDVGVERSGDTVTLQVGSRRRHVFLPRFLAFYSIWETLHLPPELKIFFEKRPG
- a CDS encoding FadR/GntR family transcriptional regulator; its protein translation is MGVYTYERVLARIREMMEGGELQQGQRLPPERHLAERFGVSRHAVRQALQSLGERGLVIRRQGSGTLLMADSAEILAREMACLLTGTGSRMDALLEFRLLLEPQIAAVAAGRISQEQLERVEELIRMQEEGSGDFRELDARFHGLLAEATGNVIIREVMTSLAVLFDEGRSPGWLHPAREAHSLAGHRVILATLKKGDREGARQAMEAHIQTIRESLVGKEDPYEKP
- a CDS encoding sulfite exporter TauE/SafE family protein, whose amino-acid sequence is MLETFALYLLLGAIAGVLAGLLGIGGGLVVVPMLVFALPSQGVEMSILMQLALGTSMAAIIFTATSSLKAHHKRGAVRWDVVWRISPGIVLGTFLGALVASRMPTMALKIIFIVFLYYVALQMFLNKKPKASRTLPGITGMFGAGCTIGGMSSLVGIGGGTLSVPFMTWCNLPFHTVIGTSAAIGLPIALAGTAGYVVGGLGNELLPPLSLGFVYGPALIGIVGASVLTAPLGVRLAHSLPVNTLKRFFAALLILVATRMLVGLL
- a CDS encoding response regulator, with protein sequence MRRPEDCTLMVVDDTETNIDLLLDTLGPEYEVMVAIDGPTALEHAKTSLPDLILLDIMMPGMDGFEVCRRLKQDARTRNIPVIFITAMSEALDEHKGLALGAVDYITKPFNPPIVRMRIRNHLALKLAQEALSTQNATLEDRVRERTMELERTQDVTIQCMASLAETRDMETGEHIRRSQHYVRTLARHLRHHPRFRHQLDSTHYIDQLFKSAPLHDIGKVGVPDRILLKEGPLTKEEFQEMKRHTIYGHDALRQAEKGLSGQNSFLSVAAEIAHTHHERWDGSGYPRALRGDDIPISGRLMSIADIYDALISKRSYKEAFSHEKAVHIISQGDGRTLPHHFDPHVLQAFMKESETFRQIALRFQDGSHSLR
- a CDS encoding hybrid sensor histidine kinase/response regulator — protein: MPLPGFSRRSLSRDLISGLSLSLCLLFSILGTIYYIYLTHQSNKALQEQAQAISQEIAHVLSGPAWQLDNDLTTRIATAYLHTEHMAGLRVIFSPNTVVFAHMPDPNNPHTFRKTRTMEQIRDDGTLLSIGSVEVWFSREGIRDMQSTLIRMVCIIVLLSTALVILVIQLLMASLLQGPLDSLLRNIKAIAAGNFDSAIPPVPQEDINAIISEINTMATRIAAHTDQLKAEIRERKQAETALLISEKKYRSIFENALEGIFQITFSGRIININPSMARIFGYRHIDEMMHLVDNFENELFVDPEIPVAIRQQLESGRTIQNFETRLRRKDGRKIWGAIQARVEKNPETGLPFVEGMLEDISERKEAEAALKSANRLLESRVLERTAALQQANEKLKAAKEKAEKNAEVLNLFARELEVKNEELARAKDLADAATEAKSRFLANMSHEIRTPMNAIMGMTYLTLKTALSPKQKDYLEKIQTATDSLLRIINDILDFSKIEAGHMEMEAVAFRMDEILTRLANQTALKAHEKNLELIFITNPEIPSQCVGDPLRLGQILINLVSNAVKFTEKGQITLSVHPGEKTPEGIQLFFSVQDTGIGMTEQQQAELFRPFNQVDASMTRRYEGSGLGLSISKRLVEMMGGQISVTSEAGKGSTFSFDVWLAPCHSQPGRETSLAPVLRDLRVMIVEDNAASRQVLSEYTETLSMRPRSFADGEKALQHLQTEKTCYDLFFLDWKLPGMSGIDLARWIRENTLDPKPKLLLVTAFGKDLREKDRQLLDGVLFKPFTISDLMDSTLEALCIPQETHSQKDFSIENTLPRLDGVHILLAEDNELNRQLARELLTGAGARVTTAVNGREAMHKVLEYHFDMVLMDVQMPELDGYEATRQIRNTAGQEKLPIIAMTANAMVGDREAAILAGMNDHVPKPVNPAQLFATIIRWLPRHFQETTRASFPASGPPERQENLTLLPGIDTASGITRAGDNLELYMELLSRFREEYADISDSIRRNLEEGDLQQAQMTVHTLKGVSGNLGMDSVFTHAGSLDMLLRRPTEKETLLKTWLDFDAAMSATLEGLKGLTEPMPKEIHLLTGTSEELLDCLRRLQPEVANLKPKRCAPIMAELEKHNWPSPYAADVNRILRQVRTYQLKDALIQVQKLIRMLEDETHA